In one Streptomyces venezuelae genomic region, the following are encoded:
- the thpD gene encoding ectoine hydroxylase, with product MTTAPERTSDLYPTRGAEEVLIERKDPVVWSEPGTAGPITAGDLAGFERDGFLAIDQLITPDEVGVYHAELERLINDPTMRENDRSIVEPRSQEIRSIFEVHKISEVFARLAADPRVVGRARQILGSDVYVHQSRINVKPGFGASGFYWHSDFETWHAEDGLPNMRTVSVSIALTKNYDTNGGLMIMPGSHKTFLGCAGATPKDNYKRSLQMQDAGIPSDETLTHLASDYGIRLFTGEAGSATWFDCNAMHGSGDNITPYPRSNVFIVFNSVENTAVEPFAAPVRRPDYIGARDFTPVK from the coding sequence ATGACCACCGCACCCGAACGCACCAGTGACCTGTACCCGACCCGAGGCGCCGAAGAGGTGCTGATCGAGCGCAAGGACCCCGTCGTGTGGTCCGAGCCGGGTACGGCGGGGCCGATCACGGCCGGGGATCTGGCCGGGTTCGAGCGGGACGGTTTCCTGGCGATCGACCAGTTGATCACCCCGGACGAAGTGGGCGTGTACCACGCCGAGCTGGAGCGGCTCATCAACGATCCGACGATGCGCGAGAACGATCGCTCCATCGTCGAGCCGCGCTCCCAGGAGATCCGGTCGATCTTCGAGGTGCACAAGATCAGTGAGGTCTTCGCCAGGCTGGCGGCGGACCCGCGGGTCGTCGGCAGGGCGCGGCAGATCCTCGGCTCGGACGTGTACGTCCACCAGTCGCGGATCAATGTGAAGCCGGGCTTCGGGGCCTCGGGGTTCTACTGGCACTCGGACTTCGAGACCTGGCACGCGGAGGACGGCCTGCCGAACATGCGGACCGTCTCGGTGTCCATCGCGCTCACGAAGAACTACGACACCAACGGTGGTCTCATGATCATGCCGGGGTCGCACAAGACGTTCCTCGGCTGTGCGGGCGCCACGCCGAAGGACAACTACAAGCGGTCGCTGCAGATGCAGGACGCGGGCATCCCGTCGGACGAGACGCTCACGCACCTCGCCTCCGACTACGGCATCCGCCTGTTCACCGGCGAGGCGGGCTCGGCGACGTGGTTCGACTGCAACGCCATGCACGGCTCGGGGGACAACATCACCCCGTACCCGCGCAGCAACGTCTTCATCGTGTTCAACAGCGTGGAGAACACGGCGGTGGAGCCGTTCGCGGCGCCGGTGCGCCGGCCCGACTACATCGGGGCGCGGGACTTCACCCCGGTGAAGTGA
- a CDS encoding ectoine synthase yields the protein MIVRSFKDIEGTDRHVKAASGTWESKRIVLAKERVGFSVHETILYAGTETSMWYANHIEAVVCTKGEAELTDDTTGEKYTITPGTMYLLDGHEKHTMRIKEDFHCICVFNPPVTGREDHDENGVYPLLTEPEAD from the coding sequence GTGATCGTCCGTTCGTTCAAGGACATTGAAGGCACCGACCGGCATGTGAAGGCCGCTTCGGGCACCTGGGAGAGCAAGCGCATCGTCCTCGCCAAGGAGCGGGTGGGCTTCTCCGTCCACGAGACCATCCTGTACGCGGGTACGGAGACGTCGATGTGGTACGCGAACCACATCGAGGCCGTCGTCTGCACCAAGGGTGAGGCGGAGCTGACCGACGACACGACCGGCGAGAAGTACACGATCACGCCGGGCACCATGTACCTGCTCGACGGGCACGAGAAGCACACGATGCGGATCAAGGAGGACTTCCACTGCATCTGTGTCTTCAACCCGCCCGTCACGGGTCGTGAGGACCACGACGAGAACGGCGTGTACCCGCTGCTCACGGAGCCGGAAGCGGACTGA
- the ectB gene encoding diaminobutyrate--2-oxoglutarate transaminase, giving the protein MTITQPDLSVFETLESEVRSYCRGWPTVFDRAQGSRMYDEDGHEYLDFFAGAGSLNYGHNNPVLKRALIDYIERDGVTHGLDMSTTAKRAFLETFQNVILRPRDLPYKVMFPGPTGTNAVESALKLARKVKGRESIVSFTNAFHGMSLGSLAVTGNAFKRAGAGIPLVHGTPMPFDNYLDGRTPDFIWFERLLEDSGSGLNTPAAVIVETVQGEGGINVARAEWLRQLADVCERWDMLLIVDDIQMGCGRTGAFFSFEEAGITPDIVTVSKSISGYGMPMSLCLFKPELDVWEPGEHNGTFRGNNPAFVTAAAALETYWTDGPAMEKQTRARGEQIEQALASIVDENRAAIKEWRGRGMVWGVEFHDKDRAGAVAKRAFELGLLIETSGPESEVVKLLPALTITPDELDEGLRTLARAVRETA; this is encoded by the coding sequence GTGACCATCACCCAGCCCGACCTGAGCGTCTTCGAGACCCTGGAGTCGGAGGTGCGCAGCTACTGCCGCGGTTGGCCTACGGTCTTCGACCGCGCGCAGGGCAGCCGCATGTACGACGAGGACGGCCACGAGTACCTCGACTTCTTCGCCGGAGCCGGATCGCTCAATTACGGCCACAACAACCCGGTCCTGAAACGTGCCCTCATCGACTACATCGAGCGCGACGGCGTCACGCACGGCCTCGACATGTCGACGACCGCGAAGCGCGCCTTCCTGGAGACGTTCCAGAACGTCATCCTGCGCCCGCGGGACCTGCCGTACAAGGTCATGTTCCCGGGCCCGACGGGCACCAACGCCGTGGAGTCGGCGCTGAAGCTGGCCCGCAAGGTCAAGGGCCGCGAGTCGATCGTGTCCTTCACGAACGCCTTCCACGGCATGTCGCTGGGCTCGCTCGCCGTGACCGGCAACGCGTTCAAGCGCGCCGGCGCCGGCATCCCGCTAGTGCACGGCACCCCGATGCCGTTCGACAACTACCTCGACGGCCGGACCCCCGACTTCATCTGGTTCGAGCGCCTCCTGGAGGACTCCGGCTCGGGCCTGAACACCCCCGCCGCCGTGATCGTCGAGACGGTGCAGGGCGAGGGCGGCATCAACGTCGCCCGCGCCGAGTGGCTGCGCCAGCTCGCCGACGTGTGCGAGCGCTGGGACATGCTGCTCATCGTCGACGACATCCAGATGGGCTGCGGCCGCACCGGCGCGTTCTTCTCCTTCGAGGAGGCGGGCATCACGCCGGACATCGTGACGGTGTCGAAGTCCATCAGCGGCTACGGCATGCCCATGTCGCTCTGCCTGTTCAAGCCGGAGCTCGACGTGTGGGAGCCGGGCGAGCACAACGGCACGTTCCGCGGCAACAACCCCGCGTTCGTGACGGCCGCCGCCGCCCTGGAGACGTACTGGACCGACGGCCCGGCGATGGAGAAGCAGACCCGCGCCCGCGGCGAGCAGATCGAGCAGGCGCTGGCCTCGATCGTCGACGAGAACCGCGCGGCCATCAAGGAGTGGCGCGGCCGCGGCATGGTCTGGGGCGTGGAGTTCCACGACAAGGACCGTGCGGGCGCCGTGGCCAAGCGGGCCTTCGAACTGGGCCTGCTCATCGAGACCTCCGGCCCCGAGAGCGAGGTCGTCAAGCTCCTTCCGGCACTGACGATCACGCCCGACGAGCTGGACGAGGGGCTGCGCACGCTGGCCCGCGCGGTACGCGAGACCGCCTGA
- the ectA gene encoding diaminobutyrate acetyltransferase → MTAAQADLPTDLQAKFQKLPEGLRLDSPDVADGAAIWRIARDSKVLDLNSSYSYLLWCRDFAATSLVARDADGETVGFITGYIRPEHPDVLMVWQVAVDHGQRGRGLAGALLEGLTARIAAGRTLTRIETTIAPSNTASERLFLSFARRHGASVERKVLFDAGLFPDDGHEPEVLYRIGPLDH, encoded by the coding sequence ATGACCGCTGCACAAGCCGATCTACCGACCGACCTGCAAGCGAAATTCCAAAAACTGCCGGAGGGGCTTCGACTCGACAGTCCCGATGTCGCCGACGGCGCCGCCATCTGGCGGATCGCCCGTGACTCGAAGGTCCTCGACCTGAACTCGTCCTACAGCTATCTGCTGTGGTGTCGCGACTTCGCGGCCACGTCCCTCGTGGCCCGGGACGCCGACGGCGAGACGGTCGGGTTCATCACCGGCTACATCCGGCCCGAGCACCCCGACGTCCTGATGGTCTGGCAGGTGGCCGTCGACCACGGTCAGCGTGGCCGCGGTCTGGCCGGCGCCCTGCTCGAAGGGCTGACCGCCCGGATCGCCGCGGGCCGGACGCTGACCAGGATCGAGACGACGATCGCGCCCTCGAACACGGCGTCCGAGCGGCTCTTCCTCTCCTTCGCGCGGCGACACGGCGCGTCGGTCGAGCGGAAGGTGCTGTTCGACGCGGGGCTCTTCCCCGACGACGGCCACGAGCCCGAGGTGCTGTACCGCATCGGTCCACTCGACCACTGA
- a CDS encoding DUF664 domain-containing protein gives MTTLPDGRIIPPLTADEPTMLTSRLDLHRATLAVKCAGLDDERTPRTPVEPSPLLNRRIRAGRSLDDTGRLGAEDAAFVGGEEAVSLRWILVHLIEEYARHNGHADLLRERVDGVTGS, from the coding sequence GTGACCACGCTTCCGGACGGCCGCATCATCCCGCCGCTGACCGCCGACGAGCCCACGATGCTCACGAGCCGGCTGGACCTGCACCGCGCCACCTTGGCGGTGAAGTGCGCCGGGCTCGACGACGAGCGGACGCCGCGGACGCCCGTCGAGCCGTCCCCGCTCTTGAACCGGCGGATCCGCGCGGGGCGTTCGCTCGACGACACGGGGCGGCTCGGCGCCGAGGACGCGGCCTTCGTGGGCGGCGAGGAAGCCGTGAGTCTGCGCTGGATCCTGGTTCATCTGATCGAGGAGTACGCCCGGCACAACGGCCACGCCGATCTGCTCAGGGAGCGGGTCGACGGAGTCACCGGATCGTGA
- a CDS encoding pyridoxal-phosphate-dependent aminotransferase family protein — translation MTHPFLDLAPLSAQHFAEIEARVAGLLATEQDVVIMQGEALLPLEGCIRGAARPGTTALNVITGPYGQTFGNWLRDCGATVIDLAVPFHTAVTADQVRAAFAEHPEIDFVSLVHAEAATGNTNPVAEIGAVVREHGALFMLDAVASVAAEPLLPDAWGVDLCVIGAQKAMGGPAGVSAVSVSERAWERIAANPQAPRRSYLSLLDWKERWIDGGRKALLHAPAQLEMLALEACVERIEAEGLEALMARHATAAAAVRAGAIALGGGLEPYVHDAVDAAPVATTLRTPAGVDASALVAGALAADPGLPLVAGGGALAKEMIRVNHYGPDAARGVVHASLAALGAALGETGVVVDLENARRAVTDAFATV, via the coding sequence GTGACGCACCCCTTTCTGGACCTGGCGCCGCTGAGCGCCCAGCACTTCGCCGAGATCGAGGCGCGAGTGGCCGGGCTGCTCGCCACCGAGCAGGACGTCGTGATCATGCAGGGCGAGGCGCTGCTGCCCCTGGAGGGGTGCATCCGGGGCGCGGCGCGGCCGGGCACGACCGCGCTGAACGTGATCACCGGTCCGTACGGCCAGACGTTCGGCAACTGGCTGCGGGACTGCGGGGCGACCGTCATCGATCTCGCCGTGCCGTTCCACACCGCGGTCACGGCCGACCAGGTGCGTGCGGCGTTCGCCGAGCACCCGGAGATCGACTTCGTGTCGCTGGTGCACGCGGAGGCGGCGACCGGCAACACCAACCCCGTCGCGGAGATCGGCGCGGTCGTGCGGGAGCACGGGGCGCTGTTCATGCTGGACGCGGTCGCCTCGGTGGCCGCCGAGCCGCTGCTGCCGGACGCGTGGGGCGTGGACCTGTGCGTGATCGGCGCGCAGAAGGCGATGGGCGGCCCCGCGGGTGTCTCCGCGGTGTCGGTCAGCGAGCGGGCGTGGGAGCGCATCGCCGCGAATCCGCAGGCGCCGCGCCGCTCGTACCTCTCCCTCCTGGACTGGAAGGAGCGGTGGATCGACGGCGGCAGGAAGGCGCTGCTGCACGCGCCGGCCCAGCTGGAGATGCTGGCGCTCGAGGCGTGTGTGGAGCGCATCGAGGCGGAGGGTCTGGAAGCGCTGATGGCGCGGCACGCCACGGCCGCGGCGGCGGTCCGCGCGGGGGCGATCGCGCTGGGCGGGGGTCTCGAGCCGTACGTGCACGACGCGGTGGACGCGGCGCCGGTCGCCACGACGCTGCGGACCCCGGCGGGCGTCGACGCGTCGGCGCTGGTCGCGGGGGCGCTGGCCGCCGATCCCGGGCTTCCGCTGGTCGCCGGGGGCGGGGCGCTCGCCAAGGAGATGATCAGGGTCAACCACTACGGTCCCGACGCGGCCCGTGGCGTCGTGCACGCGTCGCTGGCCGCGCTGGGCGCCGCGCTCGGCGAGACGGGCGTCGTGGTGGACCTGGAGAACGCCCGCCGCGCGGTGACGGACGCCTTCGCGACGGTCTGA
- a CDS encoding amidohydrolase family protein — MSDHAVLHVKGRVLVGPDDVRDELWVVGGRVTYDRPVGTAADDVRTVEGWALPGLVDAHCHVGLDAHGPVDAATAEKQALTDREIGALLLRDAGSPSDTHWIDDRDDLPKIIRAGRHIARTRRYIRNYAHEIEPDELVAYVAQEARRGDGWVKLVGDWIDRDAGDLTACWPRDAVRAAIAEAHRLGARVTAHCFAEDSLRDLVEAGIDCIEHATGLTEDTIPLFAERGVAIVPTLVNIATFPDLAAGGEKKFPRWSDHMRRLHARRYDTVRAAYDAGIPVFAGTDAGGSLPHGLVAAEIVELTRAGIPALDALSATTWGAREWLGRPGLTEGAPADLVVYGADPRDDVRVLAAPRRVVLNGLVVG, encoded by the coding sequence ATGAGCGATCACGCGGTGCTGCACGTGAAGGGTCGGGTGCTCGTCGGGCCCGACGACGTACGGGACGAACTGTGGGTGGTCGGGGGGAGGGTGACCTACGACCGCCCCGTCGGCACCGCCGCCGACGACGTCCGCACGGTCGAGGGCTGGGCCCTGCCCGGCCTGGTCGACGCCCACTGCCACGTCGGCCTGGACGCCCACGGACCCGTCGACGCGGCCACCGCGGAGAAGCAGGCCCTCACCGACCGCGAGATCGGCGCCCTCCTGCTGCGCGACGCGGGCTCGCCATCCGACACCCACTGGATCGACGACCGCGACGACCTCCCGAAGATCATCCGCGCGGGCCGCCACATCGCGCGCACACGCCGCTACATCCGCAACTACGCCCACGAGATCGAGCCCGACGAACTGGTCGCGTACGTCGCGCAGGAGGCCCGGCGCGGCGACGGCTGGGTCAAGCTCGTCGGCGACTGGATCGACCGCGACGCGGGCGACCTCACGGCGTGCTGGCCCCGCGACGCGGTGCGCGCGGCCATCGCGGAGGCGCACCGCCTCGGGGCCCGCGTCACCGCCCACTGCTTCGCCGAGGACTCGCTGCGTGACCTGGTCGAGGCGGGCATCGACTGCATCGAGCACGCGACGGGGCTCACGGAGGACACGATCCCGCTCTTCGCGGAGCGCGGCGTCGCGATCGTTCCCACGCTCGTCAACATCGCCACGTTCCCGGACCTCGCCGCGGGCGGCGAGAAGAAGTTCCCGCGCTGGTCGGACCACATGCGTCGGCTCCACGCCCGGCGCTACGACACGGTGCGGGCCGCGTACGACGCGGGCATCCCCGTCTTCGCGGGCACCGACGCGGGCGGCTCGCTCCCGCACGGCCTGGTCGCGGCGGAGATCGTCGAGCTGACCCGCGCGGGCATCCCCGCCCTCGACGCGCTCTCGGCGACGACCTGGGGCGCGCGGGAGTGGCTCGGCCGCCCGGGGCTCACGGAGGGCGCGCCGGCGGACCTCGTGGTGTACGGCGCGGACCCGCGGGACGACGTGCGCGTGCTCGCGGCCCCGCGGAGGGTCGTGCTCAACGGACTGGTGGTGGGTTGA
- a CDS encoding SCO1860 family LAETG-anchored protein, with protein MHTTQSTHAFGNTFRAYGRRLSVVAVATALAAGPAALAGAGSAHATGDDAHKGGRADAVVLRTGLNVSLLNKTVNVPLKVALNEVRAPASAEKTALTARLDGVDGGRPFSVLRADVATAKATVRGGTARGYSNIARAKMHVPGLPLLSLIEVEQVTSKAVCVEGERPVAESNLLGAVTVLGKKVTLTAKGTTEVKVPGVGEVTLALSKTHTTSRTAAASALELTVSVNPLKLNVAEVTGTVTLAGAGCETPVGVRPPKEPEEKPQGKPGKPVHQPKTEANLAETGGNSMTPYVAGGAVVLLVAGAGAVTLARRNRS; from the coding sequence GTGCATACCACGCAGTCCACGCACGCCTTCGGCAACACCTTCCGCGCGTACGGCCGCCGCCTCTCCGTCGTCGCCGTCGCCACCGCGCTCGCCGCCGGTCCCGCGGCGCTCGCCGGTGCGGGGTCCGCGCACGCCACGGGCGACGACGCGCACAAGGGCGGGCGGGCCGACGCCGTGGTGCTGCGCACCGGCCTGAACGTCTCCCTGCTCAACAAGACCGTGAACGTCCCGCTCAAGGTCGCCCTCAACGAAGTGCGGGCCCCCGCCAGCGCCGAGAAGACCGCGCTGACCGCCCGACTCGACGGCGTCGACGGCGGACGGCCCTTCAGCGTGCTGCGCGCGGACGTCGCCACGGCGAAGGCGACGGTGCGGGGTGGCACGGCGCGGGGCTACAGCAACATCGCACGCGCCAAGATGCACGTGCCGGGGCTGCCGCTGCTCTCCCTCATCGAGGTCGAGCAGGTCACCTCCAAAGCCGTCTGCGTGGAGGGCGAGCGGCCGGTTGCCGAATCGAATCTCCTCGGTGCGGTGACCGTGCTCGGCAAGAAGGTCACGCTGACCGCGAAGGGCACGACGGAGGTGAAGGTGCCGGGGGTCGGTGAGGTCACCCTCGCCCTGTCGAAGACGCACACGACGTCGCGTACGGCGGCGGCGTCGGCGCTGGAACTCACGGTCTCAGTGAACCCGTTGAAGCTGAACGTCGCCGAGGTGACGGGGACGGTGACGCTGGCCGGGGCGGGGTGCGAGACGCCGGTGGGCGTGCGGCCGCCGAAGGAGCCGGAGGAGAAGCCGCAGGGCAAGCCCGGCAAGCCGGTCCACCAGCCCAAGACGGAGGCGAACCTCGCGGAGACGGGCGGCAACTCGATGACGCCGTATGTGGCGGGGGGTGCGGTGGTGCTCCTGGTGGCGGGCGCAGGAGCAGTGACACTGGCACGCCGCAACAGGAGCTAG
- the cobC gene encoding Rv2231c family pyridoxal phosphate-dependent protein CobC translates to MEDVVLVVGVGACEDAPVEEVLGLVRDTVREAGLSEGAVAELATVDVKGAEPGIVGAAARLGVPVVTYTAAELSDVTVPNPTARSRAAVGTPSVAEAAALRGGGELLVPKRKSAPAGRPAMATCAVAARPRVAAAPFDLRHHGDAEVRDDGADLTDLAVNVRSDTPPVWLKEIVAASLDDLAAYPDGRAAREAVAARHGLAPDRVLLTAGAAEAFVLLARALKARHPYVVHPQFTEPEAALRDAGHEVGRVLLREEDGFRLDPAAVPEEADLVVVGNPTNPTSVLHPAASIAQLARPGRTLVVDEAFMDAVPGEREALAGRTDVPGLVVLRSLTKTWGLAGLRIGYVLAAPDTIAALAQAQPLWPVSTPALVAARACVGPRAVAEAGHAAHRVASDRAHLLAGLAELTPAGVRAVGPAEGPFLLVRVPGAAGVRERLRGRGFAVRRGDTFPGLGPDWIRLAVRDRETSTAFLAALGEVLGHDTLPAQGHRPRRSAADHSHPPARSPRDVQPG, encoded by the coding sequence ATGGAGGACGTCGTGCTCGTCGTCGGCGTCGGCGCCTGCGAGGACGCCCCGGTGGAGGAGGTGCTCGGCCTCGTCCGGGACACGGTCCGCGAGGCGGGCCTCTCCGAGGGGGCGGTCGCGGAGCTGGCGACGGTCGACGTGAAGGGCGCGGAGCCGGGGATCGTCGGGGCGGCGGCGCGGCTCGGGGTGCCGGTCGTGACGTACACGGCGGCGGAGCTGTCGGACGTGACGGTGCCGAACCCGACCGCGCGGTCCCGTGCGGCGGTGGGTACGCCGTCCGTGGCGGAGGCGGCGGCGCTGCGGGGCGGCGGTGAACTCCTCGTGCCCAAGCGGAAGTCGGCGCCCGCGGGCCGCCCGGCGATGGCGACGTGCGCGGTCGCGGCGCGCCCGCGGGTGGCGGCCGCGCCCTTCGACCTGCGGCACCACGGGGACGCGGAGGTACGGGACGACGGCGCGGACCTCACCGATCTCGCCGTCAATGTACGTTCCGACACTCCCCCGGTGTGGCTCAAGGAGATCGTCGCCGCGTCCCTCGACGATCTGGCGGCCTATCCCGACGGCCGGGCGGCGCGCGAGGCGGTGGCGGCGCGTCATGGCCTCGCCCCGGACCGCGTGCTGCTCACGGCGGGCGCGGCGGAGGCGTTCGTGCTGCTGGCCCGCGCCCTGAAGGCCCGTCACCCCTACGTCGTGCACCCCCAGTTCACCGAGCCCGAGGCGGCGCTGCGGGACGCGGGGCACGAGGTGGGCCGGGTGCTGCTGCGCGAGGAGGACGGCTTCCGGCTCGACCCGGCGGCGGTGCCGGAGGAAGCCGACCTGGTGGTCGTCGGCAATCCCACGAATCCGACGTCCGTGCTGCATCCGGCCGCGTCGATTGCTCAACTGGCGCGCCCTGGGCGGACGTTGGTGGTCGACGAGGCGTTCATGGACGCGGTGCCGGGTGAGCGGGAGGCGCTGGCGGGCCGTACGGACGTGCCCGGGCTCGTCGTCCTGCGCAGCCTCACCAAGACGTGGGGCCTCGCGGGGCTGCGGATCGGTTACGTCCTCGCCGCCCCCGACACGATCGCCGCCCTCGCGCAGGCGCAGCCGCTGTGGCCCGTCTCGACGCCGGCGCTCGTGGCCGCGCGGGCGTGTGTGGGGCCTCGGGCGGTGGCGGAGGCGGGGCACGCGGCGCACCGGGTCGCGTCGGACCGCGCGCATCTCCTCGCCGGTCTCGCGGAGTTGACCCCGGCCGGGGTCCGTGCGGTGGGGCCCGCGGAGGGGCCGTTCCTTCTCGTACGGGTCCCGGGGGCGGCCGGGGTGCGCGAGCGGCTTCGGGGGCGGGGGTTCGCTGTGCGGCGTGGCGATACGTTTCCTGGCCTGGGGCCTGACTGGATACGGCTTGCCGTCAGGGATCGCGAGACGTCGACCGCGTTTCTCGCTGCGCTGGGGGAGGTTCTGGGGCACGACACCCTGCCGGCGCAGGGGCACCGACCCCGCCGCTCCGCGGCGGATCACTCCCACCCGCCCGCCCGTTCACCCCGCGACGTTCAGCCCGGGTAG
- a CDS encoding ZIP family metal transporter, giving the protein MAVFVALGAFLMTLVGGWTAQRVTDRRHLVLGLAGGLMLGVVGLDLLPEALDAAGEPVFGVPAALLLFVAGFLVAHLVERLLAGRRAAHGADEHEGGRVPEVGLTAAAAMVGHSVMDGVAIGAAFQVGGGMGVAVALAVVAHDFADGFNTYTLTSLYGNARRKALAMLFADAVAPVVGAASTLLFTIPEQLLGSYLGFFGGALLYLAAAEILPEAHHDHPARSTLLCTVAGAAFIWLVVGIAG; this is encoded by the coding sequence ATGGCGGTGTTCGTGGCGCTCGGCGCCTTCCTCATGACCCTGGTGGGCGGCTGGACGGCCCAGCGGGTCACCGACCGGCGCCACCTCGTCCTGGGACTCGCGGGCGGCCTGATGCTCGGAGTCGTCGGCCTGGACCTGCTGCCGGAGGCGCTGGACGCCGCGGGCGAGCCCGTCTTCGGCGTACCGGCGGCCCTGCTCCTGTTCGTGGCAGGCTTCCTCGTCGCCCATCTGGTGGAACGGCTCCTCGCGGGCCGCAGGGCCGCGCACGGCGCCGACGAGCACGAGGGCGGGCGGGTGCCCGAGGTGGGGCTCACGGCCGCCGCGGCGATGGTCGGGCACAGCGTGATGGACGGCGTCGCGATCGGCGCGGCGTTCCAGGTGGGCGGCGGCATGGGCGTCGCCGTGGCGCTGGCCGTGGTCGCCCACGACTTCGCGGACGGCTTCAACACGTACACGCTCACGAGCCTGTACGGGAACGCCCGCCGCAAGGCGCTCGCGATGCTGTTCGCGGACGCGGTGGCCCCCGTGGTGGGCGCCGCTTCGACCCTGCTCTTCACCATTCCGGAGCAGCTGCTCGGCAGCTATCTGGGGTTCTTCGGCGGCGCGCTGCTCTATCTCGCGGCGGCGGAGATTCTGCCCGAGGCGCACCACGACCACCCGGCCCGCTCGACCCTGCTGTGCACGGTGGCGGGCGCGGCGTTCATCTGGCTGGTGGTGGGCATCGCGGGCTGA
- a CDS encoding cobyrinate a,c-diamide synthase, with product MVARLVIAAPSSGSGKTTVATGLMAAFMAAGLSVSPHKVGPDYIDPGYHALATGRPGRNLDAYLCGPDLVAPLFAHGAAGCDLAVVEGVMGMYDGAAGQGELASTAHVAKLLRAPVVLVVDASSQSRSVAALVHGFASWDPEVRVAGVILNKVGSDRHEALLREALDASGVPVLGVLRRAAPVHTPSRHLGLVPVAERRADAVASVAELASRVREGCDLEGLLALARSAPSLSGDVWDEAVACGASLPDPAPSRNRGSAPGPARGSGPSPASPSSPSNAGRAVIAVAGGPAFTFSYAEHAELLTAAGADVVTFDPLRDEQLPDGTAGLVIGGGFPEVYAPELSANDVLRKAVAELARSGAPVAAECAGLLYLSRELDGKPMCGVLDAEARMSERLTLGYREAVAVSDSVLAPAGTRMRGHEFHRTVMEPGAGPAPAWGLHQPKRRVEGFVQGNVHASYLHTHWAAEPGVARRFVERCTP from the coding sequence GTGGTAGCTCGCCTCGTCATCGCGGCGCCGTCGTCGGGCAGCGGCAAGACGACCGTCGCGACGGGCCTGATGGCCGCCTTCATGGCGGCGGGGCTCAGCGTCTCCCCGCACAAGGTCGGGCCCGACTACATCGACCCCGGCTACCACGCGCTGGCGACGGGGCGGCCCGGTCGCAACCTCGACGCGTACCTCTGCGGGCCCGACCTCGTCGCGCCGCTGTTCGCGCACGGGGCGGCCGGGTGCGACCTCGCCGTGGTCGAGGGCGTGATGGGCATGTACGACGGGGCGGCGGGCCAGGGCGAGCTGGCCTCCACCGCCCACGTCGCGAAGCTGCTGCGGGCGCCGGTCGTCCTGGTCGTGGACGCCTCGTCGCAGTCGCGGTCGGTGGCGGCGCTCGTGCACGGCTTCGCGTCGTGGGACCCGGAGGTTCGGGTCGCGGGCGTCATCCTGAACAAGGTGGGCTCGGACCGGCACGAGGCGCTGCTGCGGGAGGCGTTGGACGCGTCGGGGGTTCCGGTCCTCGGCGTGCTGCGGCGTGCCGCGCCGGTGCACACGCCTTCGCGGCACCTCGGGCTCGTGCCGGTCGCCGAGCGGCGGGCCGACGCCGTGGCGTCGGTGGCGGAGCTGGCTTCGCGGGTGCGGGAAGGGTGTGACCTGGAGGGGCTGCTCGCGTTGGCGCGGAGCGCGCCGTCGTTGTCGGGTGATGTGTGGGATGAGGCTGTGGCCTGCGGCGCGTCTCTCCCCGATCCCGCCCCTTCCCGAAACCGGGGCTCCGCCCCGGGTCCCGCACGTGGCTCGGGACCATCACCGGCTTCGCCGAGTTCGCCCTCGAACGCCGGACGGGCTGTGATTGCCGTTGCCGGTGGCCCTGCCTTCACCTTCTCCTACGCCGAGCACGCCGAGCTGCTCACCGCCGCCGGTGCCGACGTCGTCACGTTCGACCCGCTCCGCGACGAGCAGCTCCCCGACGGGACCGCCGGTCTTGTCATCGGGGGCGGGTTCCCCGAGGTGTACGCGCCGGAGTTGTCCGCCAACGACGTGCTGCGGAAAGCCGTCGCCGAGCTCGCCCGCTCCGGGGCGCCCGTCGCGGCCGAGTGCGCGGGGCTGCTCTACCTCTCCCGGGAACTGGACGGGAAACCGATGTGCGGGGTCCTCGACGCCGAGGCGCGGATGTCGGAGCGGCTGACGCTCGGGTACCGCGAGGCCGTCGCCGTGTCGGACAGCGTCCTCGCGCCCGCGGGCACACGCATGCGCGGCCACGAGTTCCACCGCACGGTCATGGAGCCGGGAGCGGGACCCGCCCCCGCGTGGGGCCTGCACCAGCCGAAGCGCCGCGTCGAGGGCTTCGTCCAGGGCAATGTGCACGCCAGCTACCTGCACACGCACTGGGCCGCGGAGCCGGGCGTCGCACGCCGGTTCGTCGAGCGGTGCACGCCGTGA